A DNA window from Drosophila sechellia strain sech25 chromosome X, ASM438219v1, whole genome shotgun sequence contains the following coding sequences:
- the LOC6620442 gene encoding uncharacterized protein LOC6620442, whose product MELLLLVLLLALRFGGSEVLKITFWIEPVQRAEFDTDIAVVLKELDALRLDVKVDDTTLTLTRSEDGLDMQRFCEILSTAGASAVIDLTYSHWEEGYNLVRSLGIGYVRLERIMRPFLDMFGDFMRQKRANNVAMVFMNARDAGEAMQQMLIGYPFRTLIMDASQTDPGQHFLERIRSLRPAPTYIAIFARAAAMNGIFEKVQKAGLFQRPLEWHFVFLDTRDRVFKYRRQAELCTRFTLSPRAICRSMPMPDLYCGSGFTMQRAMLLNVLRSLINAAQGSPGYPTAIYQDCNATASTSEVGDPLKKDDYNWLDMVHWSNFLAYATPLTQIQDQFQRPVPGLTFAVNISAGYYSSEHEAKTDLAAWSSVGEMRLLNETISPARRFFRIGTAESIPWSYLRREERTGELIRDRSGSPIWEGYCIDFIIRLSQKLNFEFEIVAPEVGHMGELNELGEWDGVVGDLVRGETDFAIAALKMYSEREEVIDFLPPYYEQTGISIAIRKPVRRTSLFKFMTVLRLEVWLSIVAALVGTAIMIWFMDKYSPYSSRNNRQAYPYACREFTLRESFWFALTSFTPQGGGEAPKAISGRMLVAAYWLFVVLMLATFTANLAAFLTVERMQTPVQSLEQLARQSRINYTVVKDSDTHQYFVNMKFAEDTLYRMWKELALNASNDFKKFRIWDYPIKEQYGHILLAINSSQPVADAKKGFANVDAHENADYAFIHDSAEIKYEITRNCNLTEVGEVFAEQPYAVAVQQGSHLGDELSYAILELQKDRFFEELKAKYWNQSNLRNCPLSEDQEGITLESLGGVFIATLFGLVLAMMTLGMEVLYYKKKQNALEITQVRPVDDSSGSEGNSSTAPPTATSTTKQAWHIPVLEAEEKPAKVSPPPSFEAATFRGKKLPARITLGDGKFKPRQGLYARRNLGASDSHSGYME is encoded by the exons ATGGAGCTGCTACTGCTGGTACTGCTGCTCGCACTTCGTTTCGGTGGCTCGGAAGTACTCAAGATAA CCTTTTGGATTGAGCCCGTTCAGCGGGCGGAATTCGATACCGATATAGCGGTGGTACTCAAAGAGTTGGATGCACTGCGTCTGGATGTTAAGGTGGACGATACCACCTTGACTCTGACCCGGTCGGAAGATGGCTTGGACATGCAGCGGT TTTGTGAAATTCTGTCCACTGCCGGCGCAAGTGCCGTGATCGACCTCACCTACAGTCACTGGGAGGAGGGCTACAACCTGGTCCGCTCCCTGGGCATTGGCTATGTGCGTCTGGAGCGGATTATGCGTCCCTTCCTGGACATGTTCGGTGACTTTATGCGCCAGAAGCGAGCCAACAACGTGGCCATGGTGTTCATGAATGCCCGCGATGCCGGCGAAGCCATGCAACAGATGCTAATCggctatccctttcgaacacTCATCATGGACGCCAGTCAGACCGATCCTGGCCAGCATTTTCTCGAGCGCATCCGATCGCTGCGTCCGGCGCCAACTTATATAGCCATATTCGCACGCGCGGCCGCCATGAACGGCATTTTCGAAAAG GTTCAAAAGGCTGGACTCTTTCAACGGCCGCTGGAATGGCACTTTGTGTTCTTGGACACTCGAGATCGGGTATTTAAGTACAGGCGCCAGGCGGAACTGTGTACCCGGTTCACATTGAGTCCTCGAGCGATCTGCAGATCGATGCCCATGCCGGATCTTTACTGCGGAAGTGGATTTACG ATGCAACGTGCCATGCTGCTGAATGTGCTGCGCAGCCTGATAAACGCCGCCCAGGGGAGTCCCGGTTATCCGACGGCCATCTACCAGGACTGTAATGCCACCGCCTCGACGTCGGAGGTGGGGGATCCGTTGAAGAAGGACGACTACAACTGGCTGGACATGGTGCACTGGAGTAACTTTCTTGCGTACGCCACGCCTTTGACTCAGATCCAGGATCAATTCCAAAGACCAGTGCCGGGTCTCACCTTTGCGGTAAACATATCCGCCGGATACTACAGTTCTGAGCACGAGGCGAAGACAGATCTGGCCGCCTGGTCGTCGGTGGGCGAGATGCGGCTCCTGAACGAGACGATCAGTCCGGCACGTCGGTTCTTCCGGATCGGCACAGCTGAAAGCATTCCTTGGAGCTATCTGCGTCGGGAGGAACGCACCGGTGAGCTGATACGGGATCGCAGTGGTTCGCCCATTTGGGAGGGCTATTGCATCGACTTCATCATTAGGCTCTCGCAAAAGCTGAACTTCGAGTTCGAGATCGTGGCCCCCGAGGTGGGACACATGGGCGAGCTGAACGAGCTGGGCGAATGGGATGGCGTGGTGGGTGATCTGGTCCGGGGCGAGACAGACTTCGCCATTGCCGCACTGAAGATGTACTCGGAGCGGGAGGAGGTGATCGACTTCCTGCCGCCATACTACGAGCAAACGGGCATATCGATCGCGATTCGGAAGCCAGTGCGCCGCACATCGCTGTTCAAGTTCATGACCGTGCTCCGACTGGAGGTGTGGCTTAGTATAGTGGCCGCCTTGGTCGGTACGGCCATCATGATTTGGTTCATGGACAAGTACTCGCCGTACAGCTCGCGGAACAATCGGCAGGCATATCCGTATGCCTGCCGAGAGTTCACCCTGAGGGAGAGCTTCTGGTTCGCCCTTACGTCGTTCACGCCGCAGGGCGGAGGAGAAGCACCCAAGGCCATTTCCGGACGGATGCTAGTGGCCGCCTATTGGCTGTTTGTCGTGCTCATGCTGGCCACATTCACGGCAAATCTGGCTGCTTTCCTCACCGTGGAGCGCATGCAAACGCCGGTCCAGTCACTGGAGCAACTGGCTCGACAGTCAAGGATAAACTACACCGTGGTGAAGGACTCCGATACTCATCAATACTTTGTGAACATGAAGTTCGCCGAGGACACACTGTACCGGATGTGGAAGGAGCTGGCCCTTAACGCTAGCAATGATTTCAAGAAGTTCCGCATCTGGGACTATCCGATCAAGGAGCAGTATGGCCATATACTGTTGGCCATCAATAGCTCTCAGCCGGTGGCGGATGCCAAGAAGGGATTCGCCAATGTGGATGCACACGAGAATGCCGACTATGCATTCATCCACGATTCGGCGGAGATCAAGTACGAGATCACGAGGAACTGTAATCTTACCGAGGTGGGCGAGGTGTTCGCCGAGCAGCCGTATGCCGTGGCCGTCCAGCAGGGCAGTCATCTGGGTGACGAGCTGAGCTACGCGATTCTGGAGCTGCAGAAGGATCGTTTCTTTGAGGAGCTGAAGGCCAAGTACTGGAACCAATCGAATCTGCGTAACTGCCCGCTGTCGGAGGACCAGGAAGGCATTACCCTGGAAAGCTTGGGCGGCGTCTTTATAGCCACCCTCTTTGGCCTCGTCCTCGCCATGATGACCCTCGGCATGGAAGTGCTCTACTACAAGAAGAAGCAGAACGCACTGGAAATAACCCAGGTGCGTCCGGTGGATGATTCGTCGGGGTCCGAAGGCAATTCTTCAACAGCTCCCCCCACTGCAACTAGCACCACGAAGCAGGCATGGCACATCCCTGTGCTGGAGGCGGAGGAGAAGCCAGCGAAGGTATCGCCACCGCCCTCATTCGAAGCAGCCACATTCAGGGGCAAGAAGCTGCCGGCCAGAATCACCCTGGGTGATGGCAAATTCAAGCCGCGTCAGGGACTGTACGCAAGGAGGAATCTTGGTGCCTCCGACTCCCACAGTGGCTACATGGAGTGA
- the LOC6620441 gene encoding protein GPR107, with the protein MWAPGGDVKSIVVLAALAALLWAPLEVLGRKHHLEVRNDRRQYIALSTFGFYTNGHLDVQLSKLTFDNEQLTDLMGLSLDKTTIDQLNPYLDSHQNKCILEESPKSQISGPILFFVLDLKELKVRVKCSPEWHNMHIYNQIPSRTKRHPHMAKVSDSVLFRQTRAAQDLSAEGPDESMEDPLEQEPTDLKSSSPAAVAGKIELPKDEGAPKVDAPAQNVDAVKEESVPKPQVAANQNISDKQELPPPPNAAPKLEEAVKSEQKQEEAPAKKDETPAKQEETPAKQVPVEEPKVAGPPPAVNSPAAAPSLDTQVNKKNEDTDTDAAPGNPFPHEDDSEEDSYGPDSFKQSQENLCKDSTMPLVRETINNVHYYSFNFSMMVATPSDEGLYNLYFHACPNYHTSKIMSFNVDIEENNNGNYLSAGEMPLPALYFMMSLLFFLSGLFWVFILKKSKHTVYKIHYLMAVLVFLKSLSLMFHSINYHFIEKRGEHVETWAILYYIAHLLKGAVLFITIVLIGTGWTFIKHILSDKDKKIFMIVIPLQVLANVAQIITDESDQSDAEFRTWHNIFFFVDLLCCGAILFPIVWSIRHLHEASATDGKAAINLRKLKLFRQFYIMIVCYIYFTRIIVDLLQMTVVFQYAWLDEMFREMATYVFFVLTGYKFRPVSSHPYFTVPDEDEDDDEVEVLTESGLTETVHRVKQLNRDHGSGLGGITIIEGNDDERENLIAKRESSHEYD; encoded by the exons ATGTGGGCTCCCGGCGGGGATGTTAAATCAATAGTGGTGCTGGCGGCACTGGCGGCGCTTCTCTGGGCCCCACTTGAGGTCCTTGGGCGGAAGCACCACCTGGAAGTGAGG AACGACCGTCGCCAGTACATCGCACTCAGCACCTTTGGATTCTACACTAATGGCCATTTAGATGTGCAGCTCAGCAAGTTGACTTTTGACAATGAACAGCTTACAGATTTG ATGGGTCTGTCGCTGGACAAGACCACTATTGACCAGCTGAATCCCTACTTGGACTCGCATCAAAACAAATGCATCCTCGAGGAATCACCTAAATCCCAGATCAGCGGACCCATTCTCTTCTTCGTGCTGGACCTCAAGGAGCTGAA AGTTCGTGTTAAGTGCTCCCCCGAATGGCATAACATGCACATCTACAACCAAATCCCGTCCAGAACCAAGCGGCACCCGCACATGGCCAAGGTCAGCGATTCGGTCCTGTTTCGGCAGACCCGCGCTGCCCAAGATTTATCCGCCGAGGGTCCAGATGAGTCCATGGAGGATCCCTTGGAGCAGGAACCGACGGACTTAAAGTCTTCCTCGCCTGCTGCGGTTGCAGGCAAAATAGAACTGCCCAAAGATGAAGGTGCACCCAAGGTGGATGCTCCTGCCCAGAATGTTGATGCTGTCAAAGAAGAGTCTGTTCCCAAGCCACAAGTGGCTGCCAATCAGAATATTTCTGACAAGCAGGAACTGCCTCCCCCACCAAATGCCGCCCCTAAATTGGAGGAAGCCGTTAAAAGTGAACAGAAGCAGGAGGAAGCCCCCGCTAAAAAGGATGAAACCCCGGCCAAACAGGAGGAAACCCCAGCAAAGCAAGTACCCGTAGAAGAGCCAAAAGTCGCAGGCCCACCACCGGCCGTAAATAGCCCAGCAGCTGCTCCGTCCCTAGATACTCaagttaacaaaaaaaatgaagacaCCGATACGGACGCAGCTCCCGGAAACCCCTTCCCGCACGAGGACGATTCCGAAGAAGATTCATATGGACCCGACTCCTTTAAGCAATCGCAAGAAAACCTGTGCAAGGATTCGACCATGCCGCTGGTCAGGGAGACCATCAACAATGTACACTACTACAGCTTTAACTTCTCTATGATGGTGGCCACGCCCAGTGACGAGGGCTTGTACAACCTTTACTTCCACGCCTGTCCCAATTATCACACCTCAAAAATAATGTCCTTCAAT GTGGACATCGAGGagaacaacaatggcaactaCTTGTCGGCTGGAGAAATGCCCCTGCCCGCCTTGTATTTCATGATGAGTCTGCTCTTCTTTCTCTCCGGCCTCTTTTGGGTTTTCATTTTGAAGAAGAGCAA GCACACTGTGTACAAAATCCATTATTTGATGGCCGTTCTGGTGTTCCTCAAGTCCCTCTCGCTGATGTTCCACTCGATCAACTATCACTTCATCGAAAAGCGGGGCGAACACGTGGAGACCTGGGCCATCCTTTACTACATTGCCCACCTGTTGAAGGGCGCCGTGCTCTTCATCACCATCGTTCTGATTGGCACCGGCTGGACTTTTATTAAGCACATTCTCTCTGACAAGGACAAGAAGATTTTCATGATCGTGATTCCACTGCAG GTTCTGGCCAACGTGGCCCAGATCATTACGGACGAGTCTGATCAGAGCGACGCCGAGTTCCGTACCTGGCACAACATCTTCTTTTTCGTGGATCTGCTGTGCTGCGGCGCCATCCTGTTTCCAATCGTATGGTCCATCCGACATCTGCATGAGGCCTCTGCGACAGATGGCAAGGCGGCGATCAATTTGCGCAAACTGAAGCTGTTCCGTCAGTTCTACATCATGATCGTGTGCTATATATACTTCACGCGGATCATCGTCGATCTGCTGCAGATGACGGTGGTGTTCCAGTACGCCTGGCTAGACGAGATGTTCCGTGAGATGGCCACCTATGTGTTCTTCGTGCTGACTGGTTACAAGTTCCGTCCAGTATCCTCGCATCCGTACTTCACCGTGCCGGACGAAgacgaggacgacgacgaggtGGAGGTGCTTACCGAATCTGGTCTCACGGAGACGGTGCACCGTGTGAAGCAGCTGAACCGGGACCACGGAAGCGGCTTGGGCGGAATCACCATCATCGAGGGCAACGATGATGAGCGCGAGAACCTGATTGCAAAGCGGGAATCAAGCCATGAGTACGATTAG
- the LOC6620444 gene encoding gustatory receptor 8a, whose product MSGRLGRVLQFHLRLYQVLGFHGLPLPGDGNPARTRRRLMAWSLFLLISLSALVLTCLFSGDEFLYRGDMFGCANDALKYVFAELAVLAIYLETLSSQRHLANFWWLHFKLSGQKVGLVSLRSEFLQFRRYLIFLYAMMGAEVAIHLGLWQYQALTHHMLLFWSTYEPLVWLTYLRNLQFVLHLELLREQLTGLEREMGLLAEYSRFASETGRSFPGFESFLRRRLVQKQRIYSHVYDMLKCFQGAFNFSILAVLLTINIRIAVDCYFMYYSIYNNVINNDYYLIVPALLEIPAFIYASQSCMVVVPRIAHQLHNIVTDSGCCSCPDLSLQIQNFSLQLLHQPVRIDCLGLTILDCSLLTRMACSVGTYMIYTIQFIPKFSNTYM is encoded by the exons ATGAGCGGCCGTCTGGGTCGGGTCCTGCAGTTCCACCTGCGGCTCTACCAGGTGCTCGGCTTCCATGGGCTGCCGCTGCCGGGCGATGGGAATCCGGCCAGGACCAGGAGGCGCCTGATGGCATGGAGCCTGTTCCTGCTCATTTCGCTGAGTGCCCTCGTACTGACGTGCCTCTTCAGCGGCGATGAGTTCCTCTATCGCGGCGACATGTTCGGCTGTGCCAATGACGCCCTAAAATACGTATTCGCCGAGTTGGCCGTGCTGGCCATATATCTGGAGACGCTGAGCAGCCAGCGGCATTTGGCCAACTTCTGGTGGCTGCACTTCAAGTTGAGCGGCCAAAAAGTGGGCTTGGTGAGCCTGCGTAGTGAGTTCCTGCAGTTTCGTCGCTATCTGATATTCCTGTACGCCATGATGGGCGCCGAAGTGGCGATCCATTTGGGATTGTGGCAGTACCAGGCGCTCACACATCACATGTTGCTCTTTTGGAGCACCTATGAGCCGCTCGTGTGGCTGACGTACCTGCGCAATCTGCAGTTCGTGCTGCACTTGGAGCTGCTCAGAGAGCAGCTGACCGGCTTGGAACGCGAAATGGGTCTGCTGGCGGAGTACTCGCGATTCGCCAGCGAAACGGGCCGGAGTTTTCCTGGATTCGAGAGTTTCCTGCGCCGGCGACTGGTGCAGAAGCAGCGCATCTATAGCCATGTGTATGACATGCTCAAATGTTTCCAGGGTGCCTTCAACTTCTCCATCCTCGCCGTCCTGCTGACCATCAACATCCGCATCGCCGTGGACTGCTACTTCATGTACTACAGCATCTACAACAATGTGATTAACAACG ATTACTACCTAATCGTGCCCGCCTTGCTCGAGATTCCCGCCTTCATATACGCTTCGCAGAGCTGCATGGTCGTGGTGCCCAGGATCGCCCATCAGCTGCATAATATAGTCACCGATTCTGGCTGCTGCAGCTGTCCCGATCTCTCCCTGCAG ATTCAGAACTTTTCGCTGCAACTCCTGCATCAGCCGGTACGAATCGATTGCCTCGGCCTGACCATCCTGGATTGCAGTCTTCTAACTCGG ATGGCCTGTTCCGTGGGCACATATATGATCTACACTATCCAGTTTATACCGAAGTTCAGCAATACCTATATGTAG
- the LOC6620440 gene encoding polycomb group protein Pc — MTTRRDDMAWISCRSHLLVPVISVLLIPLVAGFGNEYVHIKVHVPKEESAAEESPHKVIHHYHHHPHPHQLYRSRGRVRPKPSPLLESVILSDLDKPLHMSEHADYLNHAKELADHLTETYAKKAPPPPPPKKKVNTYTIIEEQHRPHGYDYEDHHEPSVETYRVIESRPKQQHHHHTHTHHPVEEEEVDDDFGYHYPSGGKHHHHQTGAYAEPAPVEEHIDQEPDTGYKYSPPSHAYIPPSHGQAQRSSKQTRAPAYTLEAPQESSFGYDYSRPSAGSSTDFRPSVQVSSSDPYGEEEPADTYGPPLTATRRRRPSQSLVDWPEAKGFNSAASETYSGVDSYNVGHVQGYGSSSYHQYSGPYL, encoded by the coding sequence ATGACCACTCGACGCGACGACATGGCATGGATTAGCTGCCGTTCCCACCTGCTGGTGCCTGTGATTTCGGTGCTATTGATACCGCTGGTCGCTGGCTTCGGCAACGAGTATGTCCACATCAAGGTGCATGTGCCCAAGGAGGAGTCAGCGGCGGAGGAGTCGCCGCACAAGGTGATCCACCACTACCACCaccatccgcatccgcatcagTTATACCGCAGTCGGGGACGAGTCCGTCCCAAGCCCAGTCCACTGCTGGAGAGCGTAATCCTCTCGGATCTGGACAAGCCGCTGCACATGAGCGAGCATGCGGACTATCTGAATCACGCCAAGGAGCTGGCCGACCACCTCACGGAGACGTATGCCAAGAAGGCACCTCCTCCGCCACCGCCCAAGAAGAAGGTCAACACCTATACGATCATTGAGGAGCAGCACAGACCACATGGCTACGACTACGAGGATCACCATGAGCCCAGTGTGGAGACGTATCGAGTGATTGAGTCACGACCCaagcagcagcaccatcatCACACTCATACTCACCATccggtggaggaggaggaggtggacgACGATTTTGGCTATCACTATCCAAGCGGGGGaaagcatcatcatcatcagacTGGTGCCTATGCGGAGCCCGCACCCGTGGAGGAGCACATCGACCAGGAGCCGGATACGGGCTATAAGTACTCGCCACCCAGTCACGCCTACATCCCGCCCAGCCACGGTCAGGCCCAGCGGAGCTCCAAGCAAACCAGAGCGCCAGCGTACACTCTCGAAGCTCCGCAGGAGTCCTCCTTCGGATACGATTACTCCCGACCCTCGGCCGGAAGTAGCACTGACTTCCGGCCATCAGTACAGGTGTCATCCAGTGACCCGTACGGCGAGGAGGAACCGGCGGACACCTATGGACCACCGCTCACGGCCACAAGGCGTCGCCGACCATCGCAGTCCCTGGTGGATTGGCCCGAGGCCAAGGGATTCAACAGTGCCGCGTCGGAAACATACAGTGGCGTCGATAGCTACAACGTGGGTCATGTTCAGGGCTACGGATCCAGTAGCTACCACCAGTACAGTGGGCCCTATTTGTAG